Genomic window (Heptranchias perlo isolate sHepPer1 chromosome 27, sHepPer1.hap1, whole genome shotgun sequence):
AGCCTGAATTTTTCACTGCAGTCTCAACAATACTAAAAACAGCCAAATACAGGTTTCAGCAGAAAAGTTATGTGAAATGCAGATAAAAggtattttcttttttaaaaaacataaactTTAAAAGCTGAGGAAGATGTACCATGGGTTAAGCATTTCCTATTGATCAATTTATTTTACTTAAAGAAGAATTGTAAGACTCAATTCATCACAGCTTCAGGCATACCCACAGAACTGTTTTTGTGGGTTAATCACTGCTACTACATTGTGCCAAAGGAGACTTCAAAAAATTACTTCAAAAAAGATTTGGTTCCTCCTATTTGCTCTTTTAAACGATGGAAAAGCTGTCAGTAGAGCACAAAGTTTTGGCGGTGTGTATAGGGccaaaattatttaattttattcAGTTTTTTTGGAGCGCCCTCTGTCATGTGTTCATTTACAGAACTCTACGCAGATGAAATACCAAACTCACAACTTCAATCATAAACCTAAATCCAGAAGCCATTTTTCTGTAATCTATTCAAAGCTTTATTACAAGGCAACACAACCCAACAGAAGTCTGCAAACCTGAcaagctatttaaaaaaaaccaaaaagcGCAATAAGCCAGAATGGTGAAGAGTTCCGTcatgcagaatgcaatataatgaCCTCTACTATCAACAACTGTATAGTGCTGACTGCCCTTTAGGCACATTAGCCATTGACTTGTGAAGAACTCAGGCAGTGAATTTCCATTCCAATGAGTTTCAAAACAGAAGGTAATGATTTCTTTAATCATGTTGATTAACCAAACCAGGAATTTCTCAGAGCTAACCCTTTTTGAGATCAATGTGCATGATATCCAAAAATGACATAGAAACTAAATTTCCAGTTTCATACGGTAGACTCCGAAGTAAGGGATTTCAAAGTAAAACAATATAATCAGATCCATTTTTGGATTTATTGAAGGTGAACAATCTGGACTTTTTGGTGTTTTACCTTTGTGATGTGATTCTGCAGATTGGCTACCACTTCATCCATTTTATTACTTCTGTCCTGCAACTTGCTGACATCACCAGCAACAGTGTTTCTAACAGCATTCTCCAGTTCTTCCACAGAGGCCTTCTCTGTTTGTAACCGATAGGCCAGTTCCCTGAAAAtagatataacagggaatatggtattatccaagtagtattcATTTTATGCAGAACACAGAAAATCTCAAACACATCAGAACTGGGATGAATCAATAAGAATTTAATGGGTGCTTTATTCATTCTtaacattttattttacttttcaatCACAATTCCCCACCCCCCTGACAAAAACATGGTTTAACCTGATATTTTCCAGCTCTTCTTTACTGGAGAGTTGCTCTGCTTGTTGGGCTGATGCAGTCTCTTTAAGTCCCAGTAGTTCTTTGCCATGCTGCGCTACCTGTGACTGTATAGCATCAGTCATCAGAGTTGTCTGATTTAATTGTTTTGTTAATGTAATCACGCcgttggagagggagggaagactaTGGTCCATTAACTCTTTGACCGTGTTCATGTCCTCAGCACTTTGCTGTAGAGCTTGAAGGTCCTGTCTCTCTGCTTCTAGGCTTGTAACTCGACTGGTTAAACTTGACAAATAAGCAGAGAGTGAATTTACACTGTCTTCCAGTTTTGAACCTGCAGACCTCATACTTGCAACTTGCTGTTCAGTCCTTGCAAATTCAATTTCTCTAAGAACCTCAATGGAATCCTCCACGTACTGCAAGTCATTCTTTGTGAGTAAGTCCTTCCTGAGCTCACTCAGGCTTTTACTCATCTCTGACTGAAGTGCAGTCAACTTATTATCCAGGTCAGAGGACTGAATTTGTGCCACAGCTGCTGTTGCTTTATCTATTTTATGTTCAGAATCAGACTGAGCAACTTCGAGATTCAGCAACTTTTGTTCATATTCTTCTGTGATCAACacctgaaataaaagcaaaaatatttttttcagaggAGATAAATATTACATGCTTGCTTTTTGTGTGTATTTGTTCTCTATGAATGAGGCACAAGCAGTGCTGAAGAGTGGATTTTTTTCCTACTTTGCACCCACATTTCCACTTCAGACCAACTATATACTGATTGTTTGCTCAATGATGTACTGTGCATTTTTCTCAAAACACAATAGATCAGCTAAACATTTTCAACTAATACTTTCCCCTTCTCTTTTTCTTTGCCTTAGTCTCTTATATTTCTCCCCAGAGAATTACTTTAAAATTCAGACCCACTTCCAAGGAAGCTGCTGAGAAATAGAGGGGAAAAGAAAACAGCATAAAAATTTGTAGCTGACTAACAGGTTTGCTATTTTCCTACGATTGTAATGGACCCAATTTGCCTATAGatgtgggggtgatggaatcaATGGAGACTCTGAGGTAAAAGCAggcctccatctcctctttctggaaTAGATTTAAAATCTTGTCTCAAAACAACAGAAATACACTCATgtattgctatataaatgcaagctatttttttctttctttattcacTACCTGTTAATACTGTGAGCATGTGTGTTGACTGCACTGGTGGCTTCAAGATGGGGTAGTGATCAGCACTATTATAGGATGCACAAtatgaggaaaaagaaaaaaaaaacaagaatatTTTAACAGCATGCATTGTTTATTAAAATTATTTCTAAGATGAAAAGATAGGAGTTACATTTTTGGGCAAGGGTCgagataccccccccccccattgttatCAGTAGGGTGGTTCAGGCACTCTTGAGTGATTATTGATGGGCAGCATCCctatagaatggttacatcaaACCACAGCAGTGCATGATTTGATACAAATGGACAAAGCAAATCAAACTtggagccaagtttatgcaacaaaTTTGCAAAGTGAAAAGAGCTCAGTGATAGTCTCCAGGTTAGATCAAAAATTAAAATTGATACTCAAATAGAAAAGCTTTAACTTATCTTCAGCAAGCTGCCCAAATTTAAATTAGCTTTAAATTTGTGTTTAACTCAAACCTTGACCAGATAAAGATTTTAATAAATCTTTatgggaggagtgggggagaaacTAATATTTTCTTGGGAGTTTGGCTATTAGCCATTAGTTCAGTACTGGTAGGTTACAGTACTAACACTGATGTGAATTGATATCACTTTATATAAACATGACACAGGCTGGCACAGGTGTGAATTTCCCTCACTCGGAGGTAcaattcaaaatttgcggatgacaccaaatttggggggtggggtatagttaatacaaaggaagaatgcgacaaaatacaagcaaacattaataaacttgcagaatgggcatgtaattggcaaattaatttcaatataggttagtgtgaggtggtgcatcttAGTCGGAAGAATAagaccacatactgcttagataataaagtctaaatggggtagaagagcaaagggatcttggggtacagatacacaaatcactaaatgtatcgatgcaggttaataagaccattaaaaaaaagcaaaaccaagcaatggggttcatttctagagggatagaattgaaaaacggagaagttatgttaaacttgtatagaaccttggttagaccacatttggacagttctggtcgccatattataaaaaggaggtagaagcactggagaaggtgcaaaaaagattcacaaggatgataccagaactgagaggatatacttatcaggaaaggctgattaggctgggcctcttttctctagaaaaggctgaggggtgaccagatagaggtctttaagataatgaaacaggTTCAATAGGATAGACAGAGAAAATATTTTCACTTGTGGGTAGTCCAAAATTAGAGAtcataaatagaagatagccactaataaatctaatagggaattcaggagaaacttctttacccaaaggatcatccattttggacctagaaaagatagatccaagtatttttaaatagtgaaaaattaggaccagtggaggtccaaagagatttagggctctatgtgcacagatcactaaaatgtaatagTGCAGTACAAcaaataatcaaaaagtctaatggaatgttaacctttataacta
Coding sequences:
- the LOC137344439 gene encoding putative leucine-rich repeat-containing protein DDB_G0290503, which encodes MRNRKGKGGQRGEDNSTRPDSKDASEAPTGLSLLWTLLLLVVAGCGVGGWYVQQQLQTIGSLDKTIQILQKKLSQFETIQAQLNELDQKVLITEEYEQKLLNLEVAQSDSEHKIDKATAAVAQIQSSDLDNKLTALQSEMSKSLSELRKDLLTKNDLQYVEDSIEVLREIEFARTEQQVASMRSAGSKLEDSVNSLSAYLSSLTSRVTSLEAERQDLQALQQSAEDMNTVKELMDHSLPSLSNGVITLTKQLNQTTLMTDAIQSQVAQHGKELLGLKETASAQQAEQLSSKEELENIRELAYRLQTEKASVEELENAVRNTVAGDVSKLQDRSNKMDEVVANLQNHITKVESNGINQSKQLADALDQAIHTLQKSLVKIETNLKNTVEQCLSGEVRSFCETSENCAWPHIREVNFPHRILKDPVIMLSLAEIGSVDSVGVTVKTIDVTDSGFKIQINNIGNYNLSSVRVNWMVCA